Proteins found in one Crassostrea angulata isolate pt1a10 chromosome 3, ASM2561291v2, whole genome shotgun sequence genomic segment:
- the LOC128175724 gene encoding uncharacterized protein LOC128175724, with amino-acid sequence MMESRNEAQHLVECDLCQQPVSFFCRRCGVNLCDPCVTIHLRAKSTNVHEIVDFASKDDDDTCHCDSHPKNDCSAYCKTCDAPICILCVSIKHKSHEMSELSDKIEELLKVIAKENDRLQSSKHELERILEHTTKLLSSISSIYKQRKDEVTARGEEWHKQIEETMKKLHQELDDMQKEHEAELQKQKKEFEKMIGKVDEMNGKTVKLKKSKNVKEMQTFVPVIQNHQNLNEFSQYSFPSFYECKIDPNYMQTYFGYVEKLPEKKSSLLEDEFKERELPGRRILDVPTVTSVIDTGFPADKNNNGLYGMAVTDDNKVWMGGISYELKLFDLQGHLHHTVSITVTGLYLCLYNKQVVYIDQNNKAVKLISDTNTVVTMFTTGDWRPYSVTSAASGDLLVCLRKDDQSKVVRYSSTGTVLQEIQYDSQCQPLYIWAVYITENVNGDIIVTDWEKKAVIAVDRLGIFRYSYSGKDSEFFACSVVTDSVGHVIVTGGVGKKISMLDRDGRFLRYIIPEGGIKDPHGVCILGDGDMMVGECLTGIAKRIKYLEK; translated from the coding sequence ATGATGGAATCTAGAAATGAAGCCCAGCATTTGGTGGAATGTGACCTGTGTCAGCAACCAGTCTCGTTTTTCTGCAGACGATGCGGGGTCAATCTCTGCGACCCCTGTGTCACCATACATCTACGCGCGAAATCTACAAACGTTCATGAAATTGTAGATTTCGCCAGCAAGGATGATGACGACACATGCCATTGTGATTCCCACCCCAAAAACGATTGTTCTGCATACTGTAAAACGTGTGATGCCCCGATTTGCATCCTTTGTGTATCTATCAAACACAAATCGCACGAAATGTCTGAGCTGTCCGATAAAATTGAAgaacttttaaaagttattgCAAAGGAAAATGATCGACTTCAGTCATCCAAACATGAATTAGAAAGAATTCTGGAACACACGACGAAGCTGCTGTCCTCAATATCCTCGATTTACAAACAGAGGAAAGATGAAGTTACAGCGCGGGGAGAAGAGTGGCACAAACAGATCGAGGAGACCATGAAAAAACTTCACCAGGAACTGGATGACATGCAAAAGGAACACGAGGCTGAACTACAGAAACAAAagaaagaatttgaaaaaatgattggaAAAGTGGACGAAATGAACGGGAAAAcagtaaaattaaagaaatcaaaaaatgttaaagaaatGCAGACTTTTGTGCCAGTGATTCAGAATCATCAGAATTTAAATGAGTTCTCACAGTATTCATTTCCGTCATTTTATGAATGCAAAATAGATCCAAATTATATGCAAACTTATTTTGGATACGTTGAAAAATTGCCAGAGAAAAAATCTTCGCTCTTGGAAGATGAATTCAAAGAAAGGGAGTTACCGGGTAGAAGAATATTAGATGTACCAACAGTTACTTCTGTTATAGACACTGGGTTTCCTgctgataaaaataataatggtcTGTATGGCATGGCCGTTACCGACGATAACAAAGTGTGGATGGGAGGAATAAGCTACGAACTGAAGTTGTTTGATCTCCAGGGACACCTCCACCACACCGTCAGCATTACTGTCACAGGCTTGTACTTATGTTTGTACAACAAACAAGTAGTGTACATTGATCAAAATAATAAAGCCGTGAAATTGATATCTGACACCAACACTGTGGTGACAATGTTCACTACCGGGGACTGGAGGCCATACAGTGTCACAAGCGCCGCGTCCGGTGATCTACTGGTCTGTCTCCGTAAAGACGATCAGTCCAAAGTCGTCCGATACAGCAGTACCGGTACCGTGCTCCAGGAAATCCAGTACGACTCGCAGTGTCAACCTCTGTACATATGGGCGGTTTACATCACTGAGAATGTTAACGGGGACATCATTGTAACTGACTGGGAGAAAAAAGCAGTCATTGCTGTCGATAGATTGGGCATATTCCGGTACTCGTATTCGGGGAAGGACAGTGAATTTTTCGCTTGTTCAGTCGTCACTGATTCTGTCGGTCACGTCATCGTGACAGGTGGTGTTGGTAAAAAGATTTCCATGCTGGACAGAGACGGGCGATTCCTGAGGTACATCATTCCTGAAGGAGGAATAAAAGATCCACACGGCGTGTGTATCCTTGGTGACGGTGATATGATGGTGGGAGAGTGTCTGACCGGAATCGCCAAAAGAATCAAATATCTAGAAAAATGA